The Schistocerca nitens isolate TAMUIC-IGC-003100 chromosome 6, iqSchNite1.1, whole genome shotgun sequence DNA segment tgttctttcagacacgtccaTAAGAACAGACACGATATATATACAATGTGGTGTACATAAACGTTATGTACCTGTCTGATACGTTTGTTTACCTATTTGCGACGAacgctgcatttggttgttccctGTAGTGATGGGATGTCCGCAGCGAACGGCAAGCATTGCTACGATACATAACATGTTGTTCCTGCACGTCAGTTCCTTCATGACActaaagtgttcaaatggctctgagcactatgggactcaactgctgtggtcatcagtcccctagaacttagaactacttaaacctaactaacctaaggacatcacatacacccatgcccgaggcaggattctaacctgcgaccgtagcaacagcgcggctccggactggagcgcctagaaccgcacggccaccgcggccggccactaaagTGTGCACATCGCTACTATGACTCCACGAATGGAGATATCCATAAGAAAATGTATTAGAATTGTAGCACTTAGACAAACACGTTTATCTATTCGCCAAATTGCGAAACAGTGTAGCGTTTCTATAGGGGGAGTGCAATACGTCCACCGCCAGAGGACAACAGGTAACAATAAGGGCATATCACGAccaggacgacctcgtaaaacTACAAAAAGTGttgataaatatatcagaattaccagtaagagaaacaTATTCAAAACAGTGCGCCAAATTCGTGCAGACTTGGTAAAATTGAACACCACAACTATATCTGTAGAAACATTAAAAAGGAGATTGAGTGAAGCAGGCTTGAAAGGATGTGTCACATGAATAAAACTCCTTCTAAGGCCCATATACAAAAGAAGAGACTTGAATGGGTTATAAAACTTCGTAATTGGTCATCGGCAGAGTGGACGAGcgtgttattcaccgatgaatcgaAGTTCGAGATTTTTGGATCCAGAAGGAGGTTATTTGTTCGATGATTTGTCGGGGATAGGGTAGCTTAgcagtgtgttctacctacagttaaacacggtggaggttctattatggtttaGGGATGTTTTGCCGAAGATAGGGTTGGCAACCTTGTGAAAATAGAAGGATGTAACGATCAGAAGTAGTACCACAGCATACTTCGATATCATGCAATACAAAGTGTATTGCGCTTAATACGGAAAGGATTCACtttacaacaggataatgaccaAAAACATCGGTCGATACAAACTACAATGCAACAAAGGAAAAACGTAAAGTACAGAATGATATGGTTTGGCCGTCCCAAAGCCCCGTTTGTAATCGCATTGAAATGGTCTTCGATGAAGTGGACAGACGGATcagggaagttaatatatccagcaaggagcatctctggaatattgttaacGAATCATATACATTCATGATACCTACAAAACCTGACTGATCGCGTACCCGgagtttgtgaggcagtcattaagtacaaaggaggatactttgatgaaagtaaaatatactGACTGTGATTGTATTATATACGTGGAAggtaatataattatattttctgagAAATTACGTTTGATTTGTGTTATAAATCTGAAATAccagggtgtattgaaattaatgagcggtagtaTATATTATGAATGTAGTGACTGAATGCTACTGTTAATagtgtagatagtgtcggaagtcccatgcggcttttcgcggatgatgctgtagtatacatagaaattgcagcattagaaaattgtagcgaaatgcaggaagatctgcagcggataggcacttggtgcaaggagtggcaactgacccttaacatagacaactgtaatgtattgcgaatacatagaaagaaggatcctttattgtatgattatatgatagcggaacaaacactggtagcagttacttctgtaaaatatctgggagtatgcgtgcggaacgatttgaagtggaatgatcatataaaattaattgttggtaaggcgggtaccaggttgagattcattgggagagtccttagaaaatgtagtccatcaacaaaggaggtggcttacaaaacaatcgttcgacctatacttcagtattgctcatcagtgtgggatccgtaccagatcgggttgacggaggagatagagaagatccaaagaagagcggcgcgtttcgtcacaaggttatttggtaagcgtgatagcgttacggagatgtttaacaaactcaagtggcagactctgaaagagaggcgctctgcatcgcggtgtagcttgctcgccaggtttcgagagggtgcgtttctggatgaggtatcgaatatattgcttccccctacttatacctcccgaggagatcacgaatgtaaaattagagagattagagcacgcaccgaggctttcagacagtcgttcttcccgcgaaccatacgcgactggaacaggaaagggagataatgacagtggcacgtaaagtgccctccgccacacaccgttgggtggcttgcggagtataaatgtagatgtagatgtaattcagcCCTAAtatccactatatatatatatagtggtatTTCAGATTCAAAATATACACTACCGCTCATCAATTTCAATACTCCCTGGTATTTCAGATTTAccagggtgtattgaaattaatgagcagtAGTATATATTGTGAATGTAGTAACTAAATGCTACTGTTAATTCAGCCCTAATATCCAATATAGTGGATATTAGGGGTGAGTTAACAGTAGCATTCCGTTACTACATTCACAACAGTTATTGTCTGCGATTGCCATTAATTAATTCAGCTTCTGAtagaaacagtaaaataaaatgtatgggaGTTTAAGTATAGGACTGTTCTTTATTGAGTTTTTTCAAATGATTACAATATAATATTTTGGTACAAATATCAATATTTATTTGAGGAAACAAAGATCGTTGATTAGTACGAAATACATATGCGTTGATCTCCCAAGATTAGAATGAATAAGGCCTGCGCCCTTTCAGACTCCTGAGACCTCGCTGATCCAGGTCCTGACGCTGCCCACGTTGGCGTAGACGTCGAGGCCAAGCTCGCACGGGAAGAGCGTCCAGGATAAGATGCCAATCTGCGTGCTACCACTGACCAGCGGTCCGCCAAAGTCGCCATTGCAAGCGCCCCTCAGCAGGTCTCCAGCGCACACCATGTTCGTTGTCACGTCTACAATCACGTAGGACGCCCGGCAGAGGGCACGGTCCACGATGTTGATGTCCACCTTCTGTAGAACACTGGACATGCTGCCGCGAGTGACGTTGTAGCCCCAACCAGTGATCGTCACCGGCAGTCCCACTGGTGGGTCATAGCCTTGCTCTGGCAGGCTGACTGCCTGCACGTTAGGACCCAGTGCGAAAGAGCCGTTCACCTGTAAAAGCGgaaaaatacacaactggccattaaaattgcgacaccaaggaggaaaggcagatgataaatgggtattcattggacaaatatattatactagaactgacatgtgattacattttcacgcaatttgggtgcatagatcctcagaaatcagtacccagaactaccacctctggccgtaataactgccttgatacgcctgggcagtgagtcaagcagagcttgggtggcgtgtagagGCACAGCTGCtcttgcagcttcaaaacgataccacagttcaataagagtagtgactggtgcgttgtgacgagtcagttgctcggccaccgttgaccagacgttttagattggtgagagatctgtagaatgtgctggtcagggcagaggtcgaacattttctgtacccacaaaggcccgtataggacctgcaacatgcgctcgtgcattatcttgctgaaatgtagagtttcccagggatcgaatgaagagtagagctacgggtcgtaacacatctgaaatgtaacgtccactgttcaaagtgctgtcaatgcgaacaagaggtgactgagacgtgtaacgaatggcaccccataccatcacgccgggtgatacgccagtatggcgataacgaatacacgcttccaatgtgagttcaccgcgatgtcaccaaacacaaatgtgatcatcatcatgctgtaaccagaacctggattcatccgaaaaaatgacgttttgccattcgtgcacccaggttcgtcgttgagtacaccatcgcaggcgctcctgtctgtgatgcagcgtcaagggtaaccgcagccatggtctccgagctgatagtccatgctgctgcaaacgtcgtcgaacagttcgtgcagatggttgttgtcttgcaaacggccccatctgttgactcagtgatcgagacgtggctgcacgatccgttacagccatgcggataaggtgcctgtcatctcgactgctagtgatacgaggccgttgggatccagctctgcgttccgtattacccttctgaacccacagattccatattctgctaacagttattggatctcgaccaacgcgatcagcaatgtcgagatacggtaaaccgcaatcgcgataggctacaatccgaccttgatcaaagtcggaaacgtgatggtacgcatttctccttcttacacgaggcatcacaacaacgtttcacccggcaacggctgtctactgctgtttgtgtatgagaaatcggttggaaactttcctcatgtcagcacgttgtaggtgtcgccaccggcgcaaaccttatgtgaatgctctgaaaagctaatcatttgcatatcacagcaacttcttcctgtcggctaaatttcgcttctgtagcacgtcatcttcgtggtgtagcaattttaatggccagtagggtactaAGTCACAACTCTTTCAATTTATTCTGTGTTGTCATTTGACGCACAGGGTATCAGGTTAATGAATTCCTAATATCATGCAGAATGCTGCTAAAACACACACTCTAGTAAAGCATGACACTttactgtgcaaaaaaaaaaaaaatagaacatctGGAAAGACGACGCCGGTTTTGATCAACAACTCTCACTTAATTACGTCAACAAGTCGAGCAGGCATGACATACGTATCCCAggaagtattcgccatctgtacgattgactggataccagagtctgcatctacatctacattccgcaagccacctgacggtgtgtggcggagggtacctagagtacctctatcggttttctcttctattccagtctcgtattgttcgtggaaagaaagattgtcggtatgcctctgtgtgggctctaatcactctgattttatcctcatggtctcttcgcgagatatacgtaggagggagcaatatactgcttgactcctcggtgaaggtatgttctcgcagTCATCGCCTGATTGCGGCCCGTagtggctacaccacgtactaatatgggtgtttcagcagggTTCGATACCTGATACTTCAAAATCGCTTGTACTATAGatttgtaaagataattatttcttGTACTCCGTATGTtcagttgcaacaataaatcttgaatgaattggaaTTCTTTAAAAGGCtagacaaaaattttttttccggcagtggttAGTTGTCTATAGGATTTGATGAGAGTTTTTGGAGTATCAATATTGTGCAAGAAccctacagcttacccccatttttcttaaaatttcaaaCATATTGCACTATTTGACATCCtgcgaatgtgtcttgatttttctttagtctgtcTCTCTTAATTACACACTTCGCTAAAGGAATTCCTATAGTTTCCTTGACAAGCGAGTCTCAGAATGATGAGGTTGCTGACATTACCGTACAGCAGAACGTGGCCAGTGTCGATGCAGAAATCTGTCGCAACCGATTTGTTGAGCTGTAGCAGCCGGTGTACCTTCCGTGTTCTGTGCATGACTGTACGATGTACGAAGACCACACTCGCAGGGGATTTTGTAAACACCCACTATGCGGACCCTCAGGTTATCCATGACGGGACCAAAAAGTGCTGCTGTCTTCGGTGGAGGGCGGAAGGTCACTCTATACTCTTACTTGGGGGCGATCCGAACTATTTTTTACGACTGCCTTCCAACACATGGAGTGAAGCCACGGATCTAAATCTCTCTAATCTACCTCATTGTTTAAAACACCCTTATTTTTCATACATAATGCCCTGCAGATCTCTTGCAGCTTTCATGTGCATCTGCATCACACTCCACTAGCCACCTAACAGTGTATGACGAATCATGCTTCTGGTACCACCAACGGTCCCTCACTTCCCTGTTGACTCGCGAATGCAGCTTGTGAAAACCGATCGTCGGTAAACCTCTTTATCAGCTCTAACGTCTCGAATTTTCTTTTTATGATTACGAGATGTATATGGGAGacaataatatgttgtccgactcctcccggAAAGCACTCTTTCGAAATGTCAATAGTAAAtttctccgtgatgcgcaacgcctctcttgtatatGACCGTAACTTTTAATTGCATTGACATGGAAGCTTAATTTTTGTACACTGCCAAGGGACGATAGACCTCAGTATTTAacttaaatttcagcttgatagctttacccgtttctgagaaaaaggcttCTTAACACACGGACACAGAGGCAATAAAGTGATCCTATACGGGTTCCGTTTTAACCGACTGAAGCATTGAACCCTAAGACTGGGCTGATTTGTATGGAGATACGCCTGCTCTCGATTTACACGAATGAAAGTGGTGCTCTTTCAGGTGTGGAAGCTGCGGAAGCATGTCTTCAGTCGGTATGCTCCGGTTCATTCGCACTGTGAAGAACGTCTCCGCAAATCGCAGGTAACACATAAGACTTTTAACAACAGAACTACTCCTCCGGTTCTCAATAACGTCAAGTGAGTGTTGTGCACTGCTATATTTGCTAACGATATCTGAAACCTGAACTTTAGCTTCGTAGACGAATGGAGTATTTTATAGAAAATAGTAGTATTCCAGCAAAGGTGATTCGAAACATGACGTGAAATATCGTACGTCAAAGACTTCCCTTctgacatttttatgtttttggttCCTGAAGTTCGCATGCATCCACATCAAACTTGGGCACTTTCTGGGAAAGTGAGGCAGCAGTCCACCGTAAGGACATTTCTTCAAGCTCTATGCAGGTGGTCTGGGAAAGATAAAAAAAGGAAAGGTACAGAGAAACGTATGTACAATATTAGGGCTCAAGTCAGAGAACAAGGAAAGCTTCGGAGTAATTATCTAGCTCACATGAGACACTTTTTGAAAACTTTGGATTGTAGACCTAACCTTCAGGAAAGACCTGGGGAATCTATGATAACGTATGAAAATTATGGCAATCGCCACGATGATGCAAAATAATATAAACTATTTCTACTAAGTAattatcgaatggttcaaatggctctgagcactatgggacttgacatttgaggtcatcagtcccctagcagttaaaaattacttaaacctaactaacctaaggacatcacacacttccatgcccgaggctggattcaaatctgcgaccgtagcagtcgcgcggttccggattgaagtgcctagaaccgctcggccaccgcgaccggcaagtaATTATCAGTGAAAAGgaatttaagaaataaaattgcAATTCGACTTGCCTTGATGAGTGCGGCATCGTAATCAACCGTGATGGGGATGTAAAGTGGGTGCTCGTATATCTCAGCTGCGAGCAACACGACACCGCCGCTCCCCTTCGTAGATGTACCCGCACGCAGCGAGACGAACTGCAGCATATGCTCGAAAACGCCGTTGAGGCCATCTAGGCACAACGAGGACGTCAGCACCCAGTCGGGACTGATGAGGGACCCTCCACAAATGTGGACTCCCGCCGACTCTACAGACACCTGCCAAGGGAAACTGGAGATGCTGGCCTCAGACCCTCCGATGATGCGAGCCTGTCCTGTCCTCCACAGCCGGCCCCTGGTTGGCGATGCCAAACCTGGGGACAGGAGGCATACGAACAGTACTGCCAGGCGAAACATCGCGGACTCGGCCTGTAGCTCACCGCTCCGTGTTCGTCTTTATACACTAGCTGCACTATAAATAAGTGGAGCTAATGATCTCGTTATCTCCGCCCACTTGAAATCATACGTCAAGTGGTAACTTCTCTTAAGATTACGTATCACCTCACTCATCTCAGCACGGGTCAGTCATaagtagtctgttttttatgtcgtaATCCATTAAGCTGACGCCACACCACACGATGGTTGACTTCGACGATGGCTATACTAGTGTACTGTGACTATAGACTGCTGTAAAAAATTCAGCAATCTCAAGGACCATGTAATTTTACTAACAAGTGAAGTGACAGTtcatcattatggcagtaaatgaTGATAAATTCACATCAACGCAAACACACATGCCACAGTAAACACTGTCAACACAATCAACATATTATGCACCCCCATCTGCTCGCAAAGCGGGCCTGTATTCTCACCACGCAAATcatcataaaggtgccgaatggcatcttGCGATTGACTGTGGCAAACATCATGTGCCTTTTGCTGGAATTCGGCAGTGGTTCTTGTAGACACTGGACAACTTTGGGCTTCATCATATCCCATAGGTGTTCAATCAGTGAGAGGTCTTGTTATGTCGTTGCCCAGGGTAGTTGCTATACACGACGAAGAGCACGTTCTAT contains these protein-coding regions:
- the LOC126262753 gene encoding trypsin-7-like; protein product: MFRLAVLFVCLLSPGLASPTRGRLWRTGQARIIGGSEASISSFPWQVSVESAGVHICGGSLISPDWVLTSSLCLDGLNGVFEHMLQFVSLRAGTSTKGSGGVVLLAAEIYEHPLYIPITVDYDAALIKVNGSFALGPNVQAVSLPEQGYDPPVGLPVTITGWGYNVTRGSMSSVLQKVDINIVDRALCRASYVIVDVTTNMVCAGDLLRGACNGDFGGPLVSGSTQIGILSWTLFPCELGLDVYANVGSVRTWISEVSGV